From Gloeocapsa sp. DLM2.Bin57:
GTTATTCTACTCAGACAACAGCGTAAACGAGTTTCGGAAAATCTGGATTTCGCGATCGCTAATTTAGAATATCTGAGTCAGAAAGCTCACCAAGCGGAAACTATAGCTCAATTAATGGGTTATGAGGGAGCGGGAGCTAGTGTTTATTTTTCTGCTCTAGGAGAGAGTTTTAGCAATCCTGAGTTTGTCTTTTTAGGGCGATCGCGACGACCTCCTGGTAATCCAATTAACGCGATGCTGAGTTTTGGTTATCAGGTGTTGTGGAATCATCTGTTAGCTTTGATCGAAATCGAGGGATTAGATCCCTATTGCGCTTGTTTACACCAAGAATCAGAGCGTCACGCTGCTTTAGCATCAGATTTGATCGAGGAATTTAGAGCACCCATAGTTGACTCTTTAGTTTTATGGTTAGTTAATACTAAGTTCATGAATTCTCAAACAGATTTTGAGTACAAAAACGGCGGTTGTTATCTGAATAGTTCTGGACGACAAAAATATCTGCAAACCTTTATCAGACGCATGGAGGAGAAGATCAAAACTCCTAACGACGGTGATCAACCGCGGTGGAGTTTATTAACTCAACAAGTCAAGCTGTACAAGCAATTTGTCTATAAACCTGGTCAAGGTTATCAACCCTATTTGATTCGATGATTATGTTATTTTATGTGGTTGTCTATGATATTCCCTGCGATAAAAGGCGTAAAAAAATCGCTGATTTACTGGAAGGA
This genomic window contains:
- the cas1 gene encoding CRISPR-associated endonuclease Cas1 → MLCLYVSQHGCYLSLQKETILVKQKEKILMEAQLPQLEQILIFGKSQVTTQLIRSCLSRNIPIVYLSRMGYCYGRILPIERGYRYLIRYQQQLTSAERLVTARGIVQGKLKNSRVILLRQQRKRVSENLDFAIANLEYLSQKAHQAETIAQLMGYEGAGASVYFSALGESFSNPEFVFLGRSRRPPGNPINAMLSFGYQVLWNHLLALIEIEGLDPYCACLHQESERHAALASDLIEEFRAPIVDSLVLWLVNTKFMNSQTDFEYKNGGCYLNSSGRQKYLQTFIRRMEEKIKTPNDGDQPRWSLLTQQVKLYKQFVYKPGQGYQPYLIR